One Anguilla rostrata isolate EN2019 chromosome 15, ASM1855537v3, whole genome shotgun sequence genomic window carries:
- the LOC135241088 gene encoding protein Shroom2-like isoform X2, with the protein MTGRIRADLMYLKVGGTHGGLMFWAREHEPPQESLSHKAGILGPLEPKVSGGDGWRLVDVLLTGGAPWGFSLKGGLEYHEPLIITKVEEGSQAWAVRLQVGDEVVAVNEYPLTGYRQEAIGLVKGSHKTLALGVRRRTETVNRPHSWHSIKFAEAQSEASKRRTADTVVSRSQYDASLPDDLSRGWDHTNLRRVSNQFSSLGSMDSLEHCPPPCHTGPLSQAKPSSSTEYLGGAKRDSAYSSFSTGSGTPDHVLSTENVACRAGAWDPRNWQSLDEKQGVGHGEGRDNPRHSSSATGGRASFGPIWHVPDKKRTAEPSPPPPPLPVRSDSFAVTKVHSEGPDPYAEQRPPAQGRGVVRAPDSASMGPQVDDRGPGGRWSYQPTSKNDEHFPPHSSGYGSQASSRSSVEFPSGHAPRHQQQYGDESAVYPQHRVTAATMPPDTGGYYSITQEQPADSLPPPSGHAWTSATSATGTLDPDPCADYYCVTAAPRPPAREEDRKGGGGGVEMTRGAKETDQNSKSHKAMLRLSHPLPQGHYPNDQDSNYYGKQKGPPLDQLVAKPNGNEGRSQGRDNGYHAESRYVNFPLSKHESEEGQASQPRETPQDAWLSQEAVHSQYHMGAEAGSLQEPCPPNPQTGQQVTGNERFATILRNVIQERRIRLQKSQSTTALTGPAQAEEEEKGPEVSTETSASSSDGSFSTSYKDHLKEVQARVLQATSFRRRDLEPEVSPPASAPAAILRPEAPPPAGAVVSRIGGRKRFPPEKKGRSVSEPNKIHQMGVAGAEPEPEPSHREPAGSLADRRKVFELTGKPVFQKPFLKQARGGRTKGGAGGGTHTGRGLPEGQRASLGQQPCTFAEYDPSWNVQWKPSGAKPAGRCHSADNILDPAVDDWNRTPCIHERARSSPSAELYGQSIPGSGRTSAEFSYPEDEPAGHEGATPRVSEQQHGVLGGRQISSQLERFSEPPPEGAPWDDPESRGIAAALPPDHGYLHRLSDKPLPRNPEVPPPYQESQSRGSAPGEAGPRHLRARSQPKAERRRRSEGVPSPSSRRDPGPEENRRVTLGAGSSQQEPPPPPPAPSSSSSCDPASQLRPPMDGLHPPCPQLAPQRPGDQPPASMRHDAPCSRMESLSESSSRSRAQKGPVPVPGPVPVRITHEAESCPPLGPAQEPRPPACIYREQRRAEGQDSTYPGAPLEAPPPQPASTNGISLEEEQKREELARDIVGRDQSLADILDRSGMRTTMDLMEGIFPQGGALLEGTQQRRKPAPRQASQGPRSSPERREEDNMAAAVGLVTSSSYYFTSAPKAELLNKMKDMPGFESEDEQDLDLACKKHQLIDSLTSKLQVLREARESLLEDVSSNNALGEEVESSVEQVCRPNELDKFRMYVGDLDKVVSLLLSLSGRLARVENALNTLQEDSTPEEKRTLTGKRAVLIRQHEDAKELKENLDRRESLVSHILASHLSEERLADFRHFVKMKAELIIEQRKLDDKIKLGEEQLKCLMDSLPPEQRPPF; encoded by the exons gagaACTGAAACTGTGAACAGGCCTCACTCCTGGCACTCTATCAAATTTGCTGAGGCCCAATCAGAAGCTTCGAAAAGGCGGACGGCGGACACAGTGGTCTCACGGAGCCAATACGATGCGAG TTTGCCCGATGACCTCTCGAGGGGCTGGGACCACACGAACCTGCGGAGGGTTTCTAACCAGTTCAGCTCCCTGGGCAGCATGGACAGCCTAGAGCACTGCCCGCCCCCCTGCCACACGGGACCCCTGTCCCAGGCCAagcccagcagcagcactgagtaCCTGGGCGGGGCGAAACGCGACTCGGCCTACAGCTCCTTCTCCACGGGCTCCGGCACGCCGGACCACGTCCTGTCCACGGAGAACGTGGCGTGCAGGGCGGGGGCGTGGGACCCCCGGAACTGGCAGAGTCTGGACGAGAAGCAGGGCGTGGGGCACGGCGAGGGACGGGACAACCCCCGCCACTCCAGCTCGGCCACCGGGGGGCGTGCCAGCTTTGGCCCCATCTGGCACGTGCCAGACAAGAAACGGACCGCGGAACCTTCCCCGCCGCCTCCGCCCCTCCCGGTCCGCAGCGACAGCTTCGCGGTAACCAAGGTGCACAGTGAGGGGCCCGATCCCTACGCAGAGCAGAGGCCCCCTGCACAGGGCAGAGGTGTTGTTAGGGCCCCTGACAGTGCCTCGATGGGCCCTCAGGTGGATGACCGAGGCCCAGGCGGCCGATGGAGTTACCAGCCGACTTCCAAAAATGACGAGCACttccccccccacagctccGGCTACGGCAGCCAGGCGAGCTCCCGCTCCAGCGTGGAGTTCCCATCGGGCCACGCCCCTCGCCACCAGCAGCAGTACGGCGATGAGAGCGCGGTATACCCGCAGCATCGAGTGACCGCGGCCACCATGCCGCCAGATACAGGCGGCTACTACAGCATCACCCAGGAGCAGCCCGCCGACAGCCTGCCGCCACCCAGCGGCCATGCCTGGACCTCCGCCACGTCCGCCACCGGCACGCTCGATCCCGACCCCTGCGCCGACTACTACTGCGTCACTGCTGCACCTCGGCCCCCGGCGAGGGAAGAGgacaggaagggagggggtggaggtgtggagaTGACCCGGGGAGCTAAAGAAACTGACCAGAACTCCAAATCCCATAAGGCAATGCTCCGGCTATCTCACCCACTCCCGCAGGGGCATTACCCTAATGACCAAGACAGCAACTACTATGGAAAGCAGAAGGGCCCGCCCCTTGACCAGCTGGTGGCTAAACCAAATGGCAATGAGGGGCGGAGTCAAGGCAGAGATAATGGATATCATGCAGAGAGCCGTTATGTCAACTTCCCCTTGAGCAAACATGAGAGCGAGGAGGGGCAGGCTTCACAGCCCAGAGAGACGCCACAGGATGCCTGGCTGTCCCAGGAGGCCGTGCACTCCCAGTACCACATGGGGGCAGAGGCAGGTAGCCTACAGGAGCCCtgtccccccaacccccaaactgGCCAGCAGGTGACGGGTAACGAGCGATTCGCCACCATCCTCCGCAACGTAATCCAAGAGCGCAGGATCCGGCTGCAGAAGAGCCAGAGCACCACAGCGCTGACGGGCCCCGCCcaggctgaggaagaggagaagggcCCGGAGGTGTCCACCGAAACGTCCGCCTCTTCCTCTGACGgctccttctccacctcctaCAAGGACCACCTGAAGGAGGTGCAGGCTCGCGTCCTCCAAGCCACCTCCTTCAGGAGGCGGGACCTGGAGCCTGAAGTCTCTCCCCCTGCCTCCGCGCCCGCCGCGATCCTCCgccccgaggccccgccccccgccggcGCCGTGGTCTCCCGCATCGGGGGCAGGAAGCGCTTCCCGCCCGAGAAGAAAGGGCGCTCCGTCTCCGAGCCCAACAAGATCCACCAGATGGGCGTGGCAGGGGCGGAGCCCGAACCGGAGCCGTCCCATCGCGAGCCCGCAGGGTCCCTCGCCGACCGGCGCAAGGTCTTTGAGCTGACAGGGAAACCCGTCTTTCAGAAGCCCTTCCTCAAACAGGCCCGTGGGGGCAGGACTAAGGGCGGGGCCGGAGGCGGGACTCACACCGGCAGGGGCCTCCCGGAAGGCCAGCGGGCCTCGCTAGGGCAGCAGCCGTGCACCTTCGCCGAATATGACCCCTCGTGGAACGTCCAGTGGAAACCCTCAGgagcaaagcctgctgggagaTGCCACTCTGCCGACAACATCCTGGACCCAGCCGTGGACGACTGGAACAGAACCCCCTGCATCCACGAGAGGGCGCGCTCGTCCCCCTCCGCCGAGCTGTACGGACAG AGCATCCCGGGTTCCGGGAGGACGTCCGCAGAGTTCTCCTACCCTGAAGACGAACCCGCTGGACACGAGGGTGCCACCCCCAG gGTGAGCGAGCAGCAGCACGGGGTTTTGGGAGGGAGACAGATCTCGTCTCAGCTGGAGCGCTTCTCTGAGCCGCCACCAGAGGGCGCTCCGTGGGATGACCCAGAGAGCCGAGGAATCGCCgctgccctcccccctgaccACGGGTACCTCCATCGCCTCAGCgacaagcccctcccccggAACCCAGAGGTTCCGCCTCCGTACCAGGAAAGCCAATCCCGCGGCTCCGCTCCCGGTGAGGCGGGCCCGCGTCATCTGAGGGCGCGGTCGCAGCCCAAAGCAGAGAGGCGCAGGCGTTCCGAAGgcgtcccctccccctcctcccggAGAGACCCGGGGCCGGAGGAGAACCGGAGAGTCACACTGGGAGCGGGAAGCTCCCAACAAGAGCCGCCACCTCCTCCGCCTGCCCCCAGCTCCTCGTCCTCCTGCGACCCAGCCAGTCAGCTCCGGCCCCCCATGGATGGACTCCACCCACCCTGCCCACAGCTCGCGCCCCAGCGACCCGGCGACCAGCCGCCTGCCTCCATGCGCCATgacgccccctgcag CAGGATGGAGAGTCTGAGTGAGAGCAGCAGCCGTAGCCGAGCACAGAAGGGCCCGGTCCCGGTCCCAGGCCCGGTTCCGGTCCGGATAACCCACGAGGCCGAGAGCTGCCCgcccctcggccccgcccaggAGCCCCGCCCTCCGGCTTGCATCTACCGGGAGCAGAGGAGAGCTGAGGGCCAAGACAGCACGTACCCGGGTGCCCCCctggaagccccgccccctcagccaGCCAGCACCAATGGCATctccctggaggaggagcagaagagggaggagctggccCGGGACATTGTGGGGCGAGACCAGTCGCTGGCCGACATCCTGGACCGGAGTGGGATGAGGACCACCATGGACCTGATGGAGGGCATCTTCCCCCAGGGAGGGGCTCTACTGGAGGGGACGCAGCAGCGCCGGAAACCCGCCCCCCGACAGGCCTCCCAGGGCCCCCGCAGCTCCCCAGAGAG GCGGGAGGAGGACAACATGGCCGCTGCGGTTGGCCTGGTAACCAGCTCATCGTACTACTTCACCTCCGCTCCCAAGGCAGAGCTGCTGAACAAGATGAAGGACATGCCGGGCTTCGAGTCTGAGGACGAGCAGGACCTGGACCTGGCCTGCAAGAAG CACCAGCTGATTGACAGCCTGACAAGCAAGCTGCAGGTACTCAGGGAGGCGCGAGAGAGCCTCCTAGAGGACGTGAGCAGTAACAACGCCCTGGGGGAAGAGGTGGAGTCTAGCGTGGAGCAGGTGTGCAGGCCCAACGAGTTGGACAAGTTCCGCATGTACGTGGGGGACCTGGACAAGGTGGTGAGCCTGCTGCTGTCCCTGTCTGGGAGGCTCGCCCGGGTGGAGAACGCCCTCAACACCCTGCAGGAGGACTCCACCCCGGAGGAGAAG CGCACTCTGACGGGGAAACGTGCGGTGCTCATCCGCCAGCACGAGGACGCCAAAGAGCTGAAGGAGAACCTGGACCGCCGCGAGAGCCTCGTCTCCCACATCCTGGCCAGCCACCTGAGCGAGGAGCGCCTGGCCGACTTCCGCCACTTCGTCAAGATGAAGGCGGAGCTCATCATCGAGCAGCGCAAGCTGGACGACAAGATCAagctgggggaggagcagcTCAAGTGCCTGATGGACAGCCTGCCCCCGGAGCAGAGGCCACCCTTCtga
- the LOC135241088 gene encoding protein Shroom2-like isoform X1 yields MDSLEHCPPPCHTGPLSQAKPSSSTEYLGGAKRDSAYSSFSTGSGTPDHVLSTENVACRAGAWDPRNWQSLDEKQGVGHGEGRDNPRHSSSATGGRASFGPIWHVPDKKRTAEPSPPPPPLPVRSDSFAVTKVHSEGPDPYAEQRPPAQGRGVVRAPDSASMGPQVDDRGPGGRWSYQPTSKNDEHFPPHSSGYGSQASSRSSVEFPSGHAPRHQQQYGDESAVYPQHRVTAATMPPDTGGYYSITQEQPADSLPPPSGHAWTSATSATGTLDPDPCADYYCVTAAPRPPAREEDRKGGGGGVEMTRGAKETDQNSKSHKAMLRLSHPLPQGHYPNDQDSNYYGKQKGPPLDQLVAKPNGNEGRSQGRDNGYHAESRYVNFPLSKHESEEGQASQPRETPQDAWLSQEAVHSQYHMGAEAGSLQEPCPPNPQTGQQVTGNERFATILRNVIQERRIRLQKSQSTTALTGPAQAEEEEKGPEVSTETSASSSDGSFSTSYKDHLKEVQARVLQATSFRRRDLEPEVSPPASAPAAILRPEAPPPAGAVVSRIGGRKRFPPEKKGRSVSEPNKIHQMGVAGAEPEPEPSHREPAGSLADRRKVFELTGKPVFQKPFLKQARGGRTKGGAGGGTHTGRGLPEGQRASLGQQPCTFAEYDPSWNVQWKPSGAKPAGRCHSADNILDPAVDDWNRTPCIHERARSSPSAELYGQSIPGSGRTSAEFSYPEDEPAGHEGATPRVSEQQHGVLGGRQISSQLERFSEPPPEGAPWDDPESRGIAAALPPDHGYLHRLSDKPLPRNPEVPPPYQESQSRGSAPGEAGPRHLRARSQPKAERRRRSEGVPSPSSRRDPGPEENRRVTLGAGSSQQEPPPPPPAPSSSSSCDPASQLRPPMDGLHPPCPQLAPQRPGDQPPASMRHDAPCRMESLSESSSRSRAQKGPVPVPGPVPVRITHEAESCPPLGPAQEPRPPACIYREQRRAEGQDSTYPGAPLEAPPPQPASTNGISLEEEQKREELARDIVGRDQSLADILDRSGMRTTMDLMEGIFPQGGALLEGTQQRRKPAPRQASQGPRSSPERREEDNMAAAVGLVTSSSYYFTSAPKAELLNKMKDMPGFESEDEQDLDLACKKHQLIDSLTSKLQVLREARESLLEDVSSNNALGEEVESSVEQVCRPNELDKFRMYVGDLDKVVSLLLSLSGRLARVENALNTLQEDSTPEEKRTLTGKRAVLIRQHEDAKELKENLDRRESLVSHILASHLSEERLADFRHFVKMKAELIIEQRKLDDKIKLGEEQLKCLMDSLPPEQRPPF; encoded by the exons ATGGACAGCCTAGAGCACTGCCCGCCCCCCTGCCACACGGGACCCCTGTCCCAGGCCAagcccagcagcagcactgagtaCCTGGGCGGGGCGAAACGCGACTCGGCCTACAGCTCCTTCTCCACGGGCTCCGGCACGCCGGACCACGTCCTGTCCACGGAGAACGTGGCGTGCAGGGCGGGGGCGTGGGACCCCCGGAACTGGCAGAGTCTGGACGAGAAGCAGGGCGTGGGGCACGGCGAGGGACGGGACAACCCCCGCCACTCCAGCTCGGCCACCGGGGGGCGTGCCAGCTTTGGCCCCATCTGGCACGTGCCAGACAAGAAACGGACCGCGGAACCTTCCCCGCCGCCTCCGCCCCTCCCGGTCCGCAGCGACAGCTTCGCGGTAACCAAGGTGCACAGTGAGGGGCCCGATCCCTACGCAGAGCAGAGGCCCCCTGCACAGGGCAGAGGTGTTGTTAGGGCCCCTGACAGTGCCTCGATGGGCCCTCAGGTGGATGACCGAGGCCCAGGCGGCCGATGGAGTTACCAGCCGACTTCCAAAAATGACGAGCACttccccccccacagctccGGCTACGGCAGCCAGGCGAGCTCCCGCTCCAGCGTGGAGTTCCCATCGGGCCACGCCCCTCGCCACCAGCAGCAGTACGGCGATGAGAGCGCGGTATACCCGCAGCATCGAGTGACCGCGGCCACCATGCCGCCAGATACAGGCGGCTACTACAGCATCACCCAGGAGCAGCCCGCCGACAGCCTGCCGCCACCCAGCGGCCATGCCTGGACCTCCGCCACGTCCGCCACCGGCACGCTCGATCCCGACCCCTGCGCCGACTACTACTGCGTCACTGCTGCACCTCGGCCCCCGGCGAGGGAAGAGgacaggaagggagggggtggaggtgtggagaTGACCCGGGGAGCTAAAGAAACTGACCAGAACTCCAAATCCCATAAGGCAATGCTCCGGCTATCTCACCCACTCCCGCAGGGGCATTACCCTAATGACCAAGACAGCAACTACTATGGAAAGCAGAAGGGCCCGCCCCTTGACCAGCTGGTGGCTAAACCAAATGGCAATGAGGGGCGGAGTCAAGGCAGAGATAATGGATATCATGCAGAGAGCCGTTATGTCAACTTCCCCTTGAGCAAACATGAGAGCGAGGAGGGGCAGGCTTCACAGCCCAGAGAGACGCCACAGGATGCCTGGCTGTCCCAGGAGGCCGTGCACTCCCAGTACCACATGGGGGCAGAGGCAGGTAGCCTACAGGAGCCCtgtccccccaacccccaaactgGCCAGCAGGTGACGGGTAACGAGCGATTCGCCACCATCCTCCGCAACGTAATCCAAGAGCGCAGGATCCGGCTGCAGAAGAGCCAGAGCACCACAGCGCTGACGGGCCCCGCCcaggctgaggaagaggagaagggcCCGGAGGTGTCCACCGAAACGTCCGCCTCTTCCTCTGACGgctccttctccacctcctaCAAGGACCACCTGAAGGAGGTGCAGGCTCGCGTCCTCCAAGCCACCTCCTTCAGGAGGCGGGACCTGGAGCCTGAAGTCTCTCCCCCTGCCTCCGCGCCCGCCGCGATCCTCCgccccgaggccccgccccccgccggcGCCGTGGTCTCCCGCATCGGGGGCAGGAAGCGCTTCCCGCCCGAGAAGAAAGGGCGCTCCGTCTCCGAGCCCAACAAGATCCACCAGATGGGCGTGGCAGGGGCGGAGCCCGAACCGGAGCCGTCCCATCGCGAGCCCGCAGGGTCCCTCGCCGACCGGCGCAAGGTCTTTGAGCTGACAGGGAAACCCGTCTTTCAGAAGCCCTTCCTCAAACAGGCCCGTGGGGGCAGGACTAAGGGCGGGGCCGGAGGCGGGACTCACACCGGCAGGGGCCTCCCGGAAGGCCAGCGGGCCTCGCTAGGGCAGCAGCCGTGCACCTTCGCCGAATATGACCCCTCGTGGAACGTCCAGTGGAAACCCTCAGgagcaaagcctgctgggagaTGCCACTCTGCCGACAACATCCTGGACCCAGCCGTGGACGACTGGAACAGAACCCCCTGCATCCACGAGAGGGCGCGCTCGTCCCCCTCCGCCGAGCTGTACGGACAG AGCATCCCGGGTTCCGGGAGGACGTCCGCAGAGTTCTCCTACCCTGAAGACGAACCCGCTGGACACGAGGGTGCCACCCCCAG gGTGAGCGAGCAGCAGCACGGGGTTTTGGGAGGGAGACAGATCTCGTCTCAGCTGGAGCGCTTCTCTGAGCCGCCACCAGAGGGCGCTCCGTGGGATGACCCAGAGAGCCGAGGAATCGCCgctgccctcccccctgaccACGGGTACCTCCATCGCCTCAGCgacaagcccctcccccggAACCCAGAGGTTCCGCCTCCGTACCAGGAAAGCCAATCCCGCGGCTCCGCTCCCGGTGAGGCGGGCCCGCGTCATCTGAGGGCGCGGTCGCAGCCCAAAGCAGAGAGGCGCAGGCGTTCCGAAGgcgtcccctccccctcctcccggAGAGACCCGGGGCCGGAGGAGAACCGGAGAGTCACACTGGGAGCGGGAAGCTCCCAACAAGAGCCGCCACCTCCTCCGCCTGCCCCCAGCTCCTCGTCCTCCTGCGACCCAGCCAGTCAGCTCCGGCCCCCCATGGATGGACTCCACCCACCCTGCCCACAGCTCGCGCCCCAGCGACCCGGCGACCAGCCGCCTGCCTCCATGCGCCATgacgccccctgcag GATGGAGAGTCTGAGTGAGAGCAGCAGCCGTAGCCGAGCACAGAAGGGCCCGGTCCCGGTCCCAGGCCCGGTTCCGGTCCGGATAACCCACGAGGCCGAGAGCTGCCCgcccctcggccccgcccaggAGCCCCGCCCTCCGGCTTGCATCTACCGGGAGCAGAGGAGAGCTGAGGGCCAAGACAGCACGTACCCGGGTGCCCCCctggaagccccgccccctcagccaGCCAGCACCAATGGCATctccctggaggaggagcagaagagggaggagctggccCGGGACATTGTGGGGCGAGACCAGTCGCTGGCCGACATCCTGGACCGGAGTGGGATGAGGACCACCATGGACCTGATGGAGGGCATCTTCCCCCAGGGAGGGGCTCTACTGGAGGGGACGCAGCAGCGCCGGAAACCCGCCCCCCGACAGGCCTCCCAGGGCCCCCGCAGCTCCCCAGAGAG GCGGGAGGAGGACAACATGGCCGCTGCGGTTGGCCTGGTAACCAGCTCATCGTACTACTTCACCTCCGCTCCCAAGGCAGAGCTGCTGAACAAGATGAAGGACATGCCGGGCTTCGAGTCTGAGGACGAGCAGGACCTGGACCTGGCCTGCAAGAAG CACCAGCTGATTGACAGCCTGACAAGCAAGCTGCAGGTACTCAGGGAGGCGCGAGAGAGCCTCCTAGAGGACGTGAGCAGTAACAACGCCCTGGGGGAAGAGGTGGAGTCTAGCGTGGAGCAGGTGTGCAGGCCCAACGAGTTGGACAAGTTCCGCATGTACGTGGGGGACCTGGACAAGGTGGTGAGCCTGCTGCTGTCCCTGTCTGGGAGGCTCGCCCGGGTGGAGAACGCCCTCAACACCCTGCAGGAGGACTCCACCCCGGAGGAGAAG CGCACTCTGACGGGGAAACGTGCGGTGCTCATCCGCCAGCACGAGGACGCCAAAGAGCTGAAGGAGAACCTGGACCGCCGCGAGAGCCTCGTCTCCCACATCCTGGCCAGCCACCTGAGCGAGGAGCGCCTGGCCGACTTCCGCCACTTCGTCAAGATGAAGGCGGAGCTCATCATCGAGCAGCGCAAGCTGGACGACAAGATCAagctgggggaggagcagcTCAAGTGCCTGATGGACAGCCTGCCCCCGGAGCAGAGGCCACCCTTCtga